ttatatacaaaatttctacaaactgttcataatagaatttatctttattttcatgcaggttcgtctggaacactaaagttacttgatatgccaacatctcccgttatagaggactatgaaagtataataataacaGATAGTACACCAAGTTTTATTGAAGTAGGACAAGTATACCAAGACAagcaaatttcatacaactaattatacatagtaaaaataaatttcatacaactaattatatattatacaacttatctataattttctacaactttcacacattatttccacccagttaaatacaactacaataacatacaacttaaacacaaattttatacaaattttatacaatatgtcttttgtatattttgtaactaatttatacatagtaaaaacaaatttcatacactaattatatattatacaacttatctataaattatctacaatttgtgtacattatttctactcagttatatacaactataatataataccacttaaatataatttttatacaatgttgttcaactttcatacaatagttaaatgaataaaagaaaaataaattaacaacagtctacaatttttctacaatttctgcaatgtaatgtatgtcatgtcttcttcttcttcttcttcttcgagtttcaatcagaaattcagccaaaaccaagtctaatcttcaccaaaacccttCAAAATTGAggtataaactccaaaccatattcccaattattttcaacaacacccaatccaaacaaataatgatttttgaaaatccaaattcgaattcaaagcttcaaagctttttaatggctgtcaatggtggaattgctgctctcttttcctttgctttatattactgaaatttgggattgagagatagagagagacgtagagagaattctcaattctttgcaacaacatccaatccaaacaaacaaatgccttttgaaaacccaaattcaaattcaaagctttttaatggttgtcaatggtggaggggCTACAGATTTTTGctggttttagaagaggaaatcgtgggtgattgaagaggaaatcgtggggtGTGGTTTGATACGTGAGTGAGGTGGtgggatttggagagagaaacttgggAGAGTGGGAATATACGGTTGAGTAAAATTAGGagactaattaataccattaaaatcctaaaatggtacataaatggtaattaggtatatagaaggtaattatattaaaagttaagcatagagggtaatatagtttattATATGACATatgaatataaaaaaaaaaaatctacaaAAGGCTATTTCCATGGCTCGAGTCCGTATCTCCTAGTCAAATGACAACAATTTTAGTgtcacaaaaaaatatatttgtaaTAGAGTAGTATTTAGCACCTACATAAAGTATTGGATCAGACTATGCTCAAAGTGACCAGGAAAAGAAGAGGGCTTTCAATTCAAGTTTAATAAAAGGAAAAGACCGAAGATGGAATTCTGGATTGTTTCATACTCCTCCAAACTGTCAaagtgtttttctttattttttttaaagtagaaaaaagtaataaaaataaagtttGGCGATCCCAAGGTGCTTACCTGCACGCTTGCACTAAAAACAATGAAACAAAAAAGCAGAAGCAGTAACGGGAAAATCATGGGAGAAATTCAGAAATAGTTCAGATTTACAACCGgccgttcaaaaatagctcagtttcaaaagtaatcgaaatttaatcacttttatgtaaagataaatctaagcgaaaacattgttcaaaacccgaaaaatacgtcagtatattatactggagttccagaatAAGTATGCTGGAACGCCAATATagtatgatggagttccagcataagtacactagaactccaacataatatactggagtttcagcaagtataattgtccagtataacaTACTGGAGTTTgtagcaccggtgctccagtctccagtatattatactggagtcatcaaagtataccggtccagcataatatgctggagttcatatacaggtgcaccgaactccagtatattatgctggactgatctctgttgcagcaaaatagtggctatttttcattgacttcgtaaacgctggctatttttgaatgaccagtccgaaaactgactataccgtgctatttttacaaaatcatagAGGTTTAGATCTGAACCTTGAAGTGAAAGCCCATCAGCTTCTCTATCAAGCAAAGAGCAAAGGCAAAAAGGGGCAAACCAAAGCTAAAGTGAGATCAATGGGGGACTTTTATTCTAGCTATTCATACGCACCAgtttctttaacaattataaacaAAGTAGAGCAGACCGGtgtactaagctcccgctatgcgcaggGTCCGGAGAAGAGTCGGACCATAAGAGTCTATCGTACGCAGCCTTACACTACATttttgcaagaggttgtttccacatctcgaacccatgacctcctggtcacatgacaacaactttaccagaaGTAGAACATCTTTAAAAAGCATCTGAAATGATGATGGAAACAGCAAAAGCTTAGTAGCCTTCTTTCCTTCAGCACCGTGGACGGAGCTAGGGGCGAAAAGATCTTTGAAAaattatattatgtatatatgataaaaaaaaattctaaagtATGTATATGAGACACTGAATTCCTTGGCTTCTCTTAGTTAAAATCCTGCATCCGCCATTATGCACTATTATTCTCCTTTTCTAACATGAATAATCCATTGGCcaccttttcctcttttttcagtTTCCCTCTTTATGCACTATTATTCTCCTTTTCTAACATGAATAATCCATTGGCcaccttttcctcttttttcagtTTCCCTCTTTCCTTCTCCCTCTTGTTTAACGGATTCTCTACTATCTATTGCCCCAATTACTAACCTCAGAATCGACAGATAATTATAGTTAACTGCTCTTGAAATAGCATTAGCCCTTCAAACTCAAAGAACTTGATTAAACAATCTGTAAAACTTAACTATGCCAGCACCTCCCACCACCTACTACAAATCCAcgagaaaaacaaaaattaaacaaCAAAACTAGCTCCTtgtcacaaaacaaaaccaaaaagaagaagatggAAGGACTGATTCTCATACCACAAATTGATGAAAGCTCTATAGCTAAAAGGTTAATCAAAAAGGGGGTTCATTAACTGTGATTTATAGTTCATCTATTATTTCAGAAACTGCCATTCCAATTCTGGTGACACAACTGAGGTTGCTGATAAGTGATAAGCACCATCTTGAGCTCCTGCGTTACTGCTGCCACACTAACTCCAATGTTGCCTTCCATGGCACTGCCCCAATGATGAGGATTTGCCATTGTGGCAGGCCGTGGAGGATGATACAAGCCTTGAAATTGCATATGGGATGATTCTGCGGCAGCTGGAGCGGCATTGAAAGAACCATGACCAGTGTGGAACGGCAGATAGGCAACATGAGGCGATTGTCCAGGCATGTTTTCGTATTGAACCTGAGTCCAAACTACAATGCTGTCTTTGATTCATCCACATCTCAGGTGTTTCTGCCAGTCAAACAGGTTTCAAGGAGCAAATCAGTTCCCAACTATTTTCAGTCCCCAAACCAAGAACATTCCTAATAATTCGCAACTTGTAAACAATATTAACCTACAGATCAAAACAGCGATTGACACATCTGACCCCAAATACTACGAGTCTACGATAACAAAAGTAGGAAGATGTTCGGATCTACATTTTCGTTCAATATTTCTTGCACGTCTGCATCAGATTAAATTACAAGCAGCGACATTGCCTTTAGATTTCAGAAGATTGACAACTCACACCATCTCACAACTTTGAACTCGAGGAAATTCATCAGTGTAGGCCAAGGTCTACGACTCAAGCCAGCAGCTGCATTTCAATCGGTTCTTGCTGAAGTGGGGCTCCATCCATTTCTCTATCAATCAGTATTTTTAAAAGCAACACGAAAGCAGAGTACACACAAAATGGACCAAATATACATAATACCTAACATACATGAAGTTAGCACCTAAAATATCAAAGCGCAATTCAAATTACTAATTTCAGCATGCAGTACACTACAACAATAATATTAACCCAATAACTCAAATTGGACATAATAGCAACTTCAGAAGCAATATTGATATTCCATCTTCAATTAATCAAGAAGGAGAAAAAGGAagtatcaaaaaaaaaagaagcacaAGTAGTATAAGATGATGTGTTACAAATGGTAGAGAATTTGCATACTCAGAGTAGAAAAAAAGTCATTGTTTGaagaacaaaagaagagaaacagaagaagtagaagaagatGAGTTAAAACTGCtcaagaagaataagaagataAGGACAAAAAGAATGCTCAAGTGTACATGGAGAGGAGTCCTAGTTGCGCAAGTTGAAAACGCTTTTCCCTTCTCTCCTTTTTGTCACTtaatttttcaagttttaaagTGGAGATTCGAAAATTTGATCGCTTTGTGTTGGGACTACTTTGCGCATCACGATCTACAGCAGGTTATATGCCCTCACTTCGCATTGTACTGACACTTTAAGCGACAGGGCAATGGTTTCTCGATAGTGTGGTAATATTGTGTTGTATACAACTTATGACATGAAAGAAAAGCTGATTCTCGATAGTTAAAGTGAAAGGAACAAAGATACTCACCTGCGGATTAGGAACATAAAGATTATTATCCTTGTACTTTAACCGGGATGAGTCTTCAACCCCTGTCGTACTGCCAATTACACCAGAAGTGTTAACGGCATAGCCAGTCAGACTAGTAAAAGTCCCTAAACCTGAAGTACTTCCTGTTGGGACAGGCTTGAATTGCTGGATTCCATACTTAAGCCCATTTGTGCTAAGATGGGAGCTACCTCCAGGCATCAGCAAGTAATTGCTTCCAGTGGAGGAATGCGGATAGGTTGGGTTACTAGAATAGCCAGGCATACTCATTGGAGGAACATAGGTGGGGGAGCAAATGACTGTATGGCataagattagcaaaatgggaaACATGAACTTGGGGGTGCATCTGTGAAACATGCTGTGGCTGTTGTGCTTGCTGCAACATTGGAATTGACGATGCAGAAATGCTACTTGTGGCATGTGAACTGAGGAGCTGCAGATGGAAAGCATGACATGTAGGTCATAGAAAACACTAGAATAGATGTGGAGTTACAATATCAAATGTGATAAAACCCAAGTTATAAAAAATTGCAGGTACATATCCTTATCTGAGCATACAAGTACAATCATAACTACAAGTGTTGCGGGGAGGGTCATCATGATTGCTTTACAGTTAACAAATGGCCACGAGCAGATTCATCAACTGCTGGTCTAAAATATTTTGTCCAGTTTGAGGATCATAGGTCGCTTACATCCCATCCAGTAATAATAAGTGCAGAACAAGTAAATAGGAGCTGGAAGAGAAAAGTTAGATTTGTAACATGACCAAAAAAGAACATAAACCAAACTGAAGAACATGAACTCACTAACAATCTAGGTAAATCAGGAGCATCTTGTTTCTGTTGTGATTTGGAGGGAGTATAAGATGAGCTGTTATCTCGAACCTACCCTACAACTTAGTAATTTTCAAAATTCTAAGCAGTTGATGACTCTTTTTATCTGTCATTGATGATCTAAAGTTCCAACAGATCCAGGATATCAGCCCCTGAATTTCGAACATTATAGCTAGCTATATCAACTGATCGCTATCAACATGTTCATCACTCAAAGGCCTTAGTAACCAAAACTGACAAGCTGGCACTGTAATAAAATCATTTCGAGTATAGTCAAAATTCGGGttaggaaaaaaagagaaaatgaaaGAAGCAGCTATATATTTACAGTTCGCCATCTAAGCACAACTAGAAATGTTGAACAGAGAAGCATCAAAGTACTAGGAAATTCTATTAACAGTATAGATACTTCATTGCCTTCTCCagttctccttttttttttttccgcCCCGTCAGACAGCTGAGAAGACGACAAACATTCAAAGGAAAAAATAGGGAGAAAGTGATACCCGTCTACACAGATTTCATCTACCGACAACAAAGACTCAATTTTATAGACTTGCAAAGGCTGGTGGAACATTTTTCTGTTAACTTAGAGTCTCAAACACTTATCCTAGGGACTACCAATAATACGACAGAATTCTATAATCAGAATTCAGAAGTCACATTGCTGTCAATAAGTTGTGCCTTACCCTAACCCATCTACAATTGTATATCAAATCCCGAATATTAAAGGAGTAACTGTGGCGTTCTATATTCAAGCACCCTGAAAGTTCTTAACGGCATACAAATAATTCCACGAGTGAAAAAAATTATCATGAGAAAGTGACGCATAGGACAGTCCAACATACCATATGAAGTAGGAGATAACAAACCTTGGTGGGTCAGTGTGTGATACTTGGCCCAAATCCTTCGAAGATATTAAATCAGCATAGCAAACTGTCAAACTCCGGTCAGTGCCCAAAAAACACAGCTTCTGAAGGTGTTCCAATAGCCCCAGGAACATTGACAATTGAGTTCTGGTTCATCTTAGGCTTCCGTTGAACAGCTATATGAACAATTACTTGCACTTTGCACATAAGTGAATCTAGCATTTGGACCATTTGGTCATATTTGTTATTTGTAAATACTGAAACAGATACTGTGGAGATGCAACTTACGAAATGCATTCTAAAAATGCAACT
This sequence is a window from Nicotiana sylvestris chromosome 3, ASM39365v2, whole genome shotgun sequence. Protein-coding genes within it:
- the LOC104239808 gene encoding uncharacterized protein codes for the protein MFLGLLEHLQKLCFLGTDRSLTVCYADLISSKDLGQVSHTDPPRFVISYFICSSVHMPQVAFLHRQFQCCSKHNSHSMFHRCTPKFMFPILLILCHTVICSPTYVPPMSMPGYSSNPTYPHSSTGSNYLLMPGGSSHLSTNGLKYGIQQFKPVPTGSTSGLGTFTSLTGYAVNTSGVIGSTTGVEDSSRLKYKDNNLYVPNPQKHLRCG